A genomic window from Sulfurimonas sp. includes:
- the guaA gene encoding glutamine-hydrolyzing GMP synthase, producing the protein MTNVSIIVLDFGSQYTQLIARRLREDKIYCEILPYHTSAEDIKAKNPKGIILSGGPSSVYSENAYEVDQEVYKMGIPVLGICYGMQRIAVDFGGSVIRSDHHEYGKAELNIVEPEHCSPLLKDCENGRIVWMSHSDRVDELPEGFKPIATSDNSPFAAIANEEKNVYAMQYHPEVQHSEEGYLMLRNFAKNICGVTEKWKMEHFLKEQIKIIREKVGTGKVLCGLSGGVDSSVVAAMLYEAIGDQLIPVFVDNGLLRKGEREQVEQIFKLNLKAPLVVADASELFLSRLAGISDPEKKRQIIGHTFIEVFEQEAKKHDGIKFLAQGTLYPDVIESISVNGPSEVIKSHHNVGGLPDWMDFELIEPLRELFKDEVRKIGLELGLPESMINRHPFPGPGLAIRIMGDVNRPDLDLLREADVILLDELKASGYYTKTWQAFAVLLNVKSVGVMGDNRTYDNTVCVRVVEAVDGMTATFAHLPHDLLERISRRIINEVDGINRVVYDISSKPPATIEWE; encoded by the coding sequence ATGACAAATGTTAGCATCATAGTTTTAGATTTTGGTTCTCAATATACACAATTAATCGCACGTAGATTACGTGAAGATAAGATATATTGTGAAATTCTTCCTTATCATACATCAGCAGAAGATATTAAAGCAAAAAACCCAAAAGGGATTATTCTTAGTGGTGGTCCATCTTCAGTATATAGCGAAAATGCTTATGAAGTAGATCAAGAAGTTTATAAAATGGGAATCCCTGTTCTTGGTATCTGTTACGGTATGCAAAGAATTGCTGTTGATTTTGGTGGTAGCGTTATAAGAAGTGATCATCATGAGTATGGTAAAGCTGAACTAAACATAGTTGAGCCTGAACACTGTTCACCTCTTTTGAAAGACTGTGAAAACGGACGCATAGTTTGGATGAGCCACTCCGATCGTGTAGATGAACTTCCTGAAGGTTTTAAACCTATTGCAACAAGTGATAATTCTCCGTTTGCTGCTATCGCAAATGAAGAAAAAAATGTATATGCAATGCAATATCACCCTGAAGTTCAACACTCAGAAGAGGGTTATTTAATGCTTAGAAACTTTGCAAAAAATATTTGTGGAGTAACTGAAAAATGGAAAATGGAGCATTTCCTAAAAGAACAGATCAAGATCATTCGTGAAAAAGTAGGGACAGGAAAAGTTCTTTGTGGATTAAGCGGTGGAGTTGATTCTTCTGTTGTTGCTGCAATGCTTTATGAAGCAATCGGTGATCAGCTGATCCCTGTATTTGTTGACAACGGTCTTTTACGTAAAGGTGAACGTGAGCAGGTTGAGCAAATATTTAAATTAAACCTAAAAGCTCCATTAGTTGTAGCAGATGCATCTGAGCTGTTTTTAAGCCGCCTTGCTGGAATTAGTGATCCTGAGAAAAAACGTCAGATCATCGGACATACATTTATTGAGGTATTTGAGCAAGAAGCTAAAAAGCACGATGGAATTAAATTCTTAGCTCAAGGTACACTATATCCCGACGTTATTGAGTCTATCTCAGTAAACGGTCCAAGTGAAGTGATCAAATCTCACCATAATGTTGGTGGTTTACCTGATTGGATGGATTTTGAACTGATCGAGCCATTACGCGAACTATTCAAAGATGAGGTGCGTAAAATAGGACTTGAGCTTGGACTTCCAGAATCTATGATTAATCGTCATCCATTCCCTGGACCAGGTCTTGCGATCAGAATTATGGGTGATGTAAATAGACCAGATTTAGATCTTTTACGTGAAGCTGATGTTATTTTACTAGATGAATTAAAAGCAAGCGGATACTACACTAAAACATGGCAAGCATTTGCAGTACTTTTAAATGTAAAATCTGTTGGTGTAATGGGTGATAACCGTACATATGATAATACAGTATGTGTACGTGTTGTAGAAGCTGTTGATGGTATGACTGCTACATTTGCACACCTTCCACATGATCTGTTAGAGAGAATCTCTCGTCGTATCATTAATGAGGTTGATGGAATCAACCGTGTGGTATATGACATTAGTTCTAAACCACCTGCAACAATTGAGTGGGAGTAA
- the nhaD gene encoding sodium:proton antiporter NhaD has protein sequence MLSLTSALAMASGGDSGGAIPDLTFTWVGIAALAIFIIGYYFVAMEEHYHIDKAKPALLIGTFMFMLIALYYAINGMDMDLVHTQAQHLILEIAEIFFFLFVAMTYIESMIHMGVFDRLKYNLVSKGYTYRKLFWVTGILAFFISPVADNLTTALILSTVLITIERERKEFLVPGAINIVVAANAGGAWSPFGDITTLMAWTAGKGAFSDFLFLFPASILGYLITAYLLSKVVPNEVPPFDASKETKPEMMNGAKVVMGLGVFTIFSAVMSHQVLHLPAMWGMMFGLALLKIYAYNLKRVHGKGHFDVFSSMSKIENNTLMFFFGILAAVGALYFIGWLALASVVYEPSVLGPTASNIGVGFLSAIVDNVPVMSAVLKANPDMAHAQWMLVTLTAGVGGSLISFGSAAGVGVMGKLPGVYTFGAHMKYAWTILIGYIVSIVVWYVQFQMFGIGA, from the coding sequence ATGCTTAGTTTAACAAGTGCGTTAGCTATGGCTAGTGGTGGAGATTCTGGTGGTGCTATACCGGATCTTACATTTACATGGGTTGGTATTGCTGCTTTAGCGATATTTATAATAGGTTATTACTTTGTAGCTATGGAGGAACATTACCATATCGATAAAGCTAAACCTGCTTTATTAATCGGTACGTTTATGTTTATGCTTATAGCATTATATTATGCTATAAACGGTATGGATATGGACCTTGTTCATACACAAGCTCAGCATCTTATTTTAGAGATCGCGGAAATTTTCTTCTTCTTATTTGTTGCTATGACATATATAGAATCTATGATACATATGGGAGTATTTGATAGGTTAAAATACAACTTAGTATCTAAAGGTTATACATATAGAAAACTCTTCTGGGTAACTGGTATATTGGCATTTTTTATATCTCCTGTAGCGGATAACTTAACTACAGCTCTTATTTTATCAACTGTACTAATTACAATTGAACGTGAGAGAAAAGAGTTTTTAGTTCCTGGTGCAATTAATATAGTTGTAGCAGCAAATGCTGGTGGTGCATGGTCTCCGTTTGGTGATATTACAACTCTTATGGCATGGACTGCGGGTAAGGGTGCTTTTAGTGACTTCTTATTTTTATTCCCTGCTTCTATTTTAGGTTATTTAATAACTGCATATTTATTATCTAAAGTGGTACCAAATGAAGTACCTCCGTTTGATGCTTCTAAAGAGACTAAACCTGAGATGATGAACGGTGCTAAAGTAGTAATGGGACTTGGTGTATTTACAATATTCTCAGCTGTAATGTCTCACCAAGTTCTACATCTACCTGCAATGTGGGGTATGATGTTTGGTCTTGCACTATTAAAAATATATGCATATAACCTAAAAAGAGTTCATGGAAAAGGGCATTTTGATGTTTTCTCTTCTATGAGTAAGATTGAGAACAATACTTTAATGTTTTTCTTCGGTATTTTAGCTGCTGTAGGAGCACTATATTTTATAGGTTGGTTAGCATTGGCTTCTGTGGTATACGAGCCGTCAGTATTAGGTCCAACAGCATCAAATATAGGTGTTGGATTTCTTTCAGCAATCGTTGATAACGTTCCTGTTATGTCTGCAGTACTTAAAGCAAATCCTGATATGGCTCACGCACAATGGATGTTGGTTACATTAACAGCTGGTGTTGGTGGAAGTTTAATATCTTTTGGTTCTGCTGCAGGTGTTGGTGTAATGGGTAAATTACCTGGTGTATATACATTCGGTGCACACATGAAATATGCATGGACTATACTAATAGGATACATCGTTTCAATAGTTGTATGGTATGTTCAATTTCAAATGTTCGGTATTGGTGCGTAG
- the nadB gene encoding L-aspartate oxidase, giving the protein MRYDVIIIGAGVAGLYAAVNLPKNKKVLIINKRETFKCNSFYAQGGVALAKDEEDIPLHIKDTLDAGDGLCDEKAVEVLSKNSKAAIDNIIDLGFEFDTNEDGSLAYTKEAAHSTSRILHAGGDATGRYLHHFLLSLNPHPMFGQTRVVDLLIKDGKCHGVTILEDRELRNIYAKNVIIASGGIGSLYEYHTNAPTISADMQGLCVIKGIELEHMEMTQFHPTVFVQNSFAQKVLLTEALRGEGATIEDEYGKRFLFEYDERGELASRDIVSKSIYDYTQKTGYKVYLNMRNFDFKYFINRFPNIYKNLQDLGFNVPVQKVPISPAFHYSIGGIKTDLNGAVPSVKNLYAIGEVASVKVHGANRLASNSLLEGLVFAKEAVKDILEHFHEQKDDEFIEFDIENDIMSLKDDKEKKNKLREIMWKYVSIVRTKKGLSEAKEQINALLNEKIGKLLKLRLLTAKEIVESALAREESIGVHTIHNEEN; this is encoded by the coding sequence ATGAGATATGATGTAATAATCATTGGGGCAGGGGTAGCCGGGCTTTATGCAGCCGTAAACCTTCCAAAAAATAAAAAAGTACTTATTATCAATAAGCGTGAGACTTTTAAATGTAATAGTTTTTATGCACAAGGTGGAGTGGCTCTTGCAAAAGATGAAGAAGATATACCTTTGCATATTAAAGATACACTTGATGCAGGTGATGGATTGTGCGATGAAAAAGCTGTTGAAGTTTTATCAAAAAATTCTAAAGCTGCTATTGATAATATCATCGATCTTGGATTTGAATTTGATACAAATGAAGACGGTTCATTAGCTTATACAAAAGAAGCTGCACATTCTACTTCTAGAATATTACATGCTGGCGGTGATGCTACAGGACGTTACTTACACCATTTTCTTCTTTCTCTAAACCCTCATCCTATGTTTGGACAAACCCGTGTAGTTGATCTGCTGATTAAAGATGGAAAATGTCACGGTGTTACAATACTTGAAGATCGTGAACTTCGAAATATATATGCAAAAAATGTCATCATTGCAAGCGGTGGTATAGGTTCACTTTACGAGTACCATACAAACGCACCAACTATTAGTGCTGACATGCAGGGACTTTGTGTTATTAAAGGCATTGAGCTTGAACATATGGAGATGACGCAGTTTCATCCTACTGTTTTTGTACAAAACTCTTTTGCTCAAAAAGTACTTTTAACTGAGGCCTTAAGAGGTGAGGGTGCTACTATTGAAGATGAGTACGGTAAAAGATTTTTATTTGAATATGATGAGCGTGGTGAACTTGCATCACGTGATATTGTCAGTAAAAGTATCTATGATTATACACAGAAAACAGGTTATAAAGTCTATTTGAATATGAGAAATTTTGATTTCAAATATTTTATAAATAGATTTCCAAATATATATAAAAACCTGCAAGATTTAGGTTTTAATGTTCCCGTGCAAAAAGTACCTATTTCACCGGCTTTTCACTACTCTATAGGTGGAATTAAAACAGATTTAAACGGTGCAGTTCCAAGTGTTAAAAATCTTTATGCAATAGGTGAGGTAGCATCTGTAAAAGTACACGGTGCAAATAGGCTTGCTTCAAATTCACTGTTAGAAGGTTTAGTTTTCGCAAAAGAGGCTGTAAAAGACATACTTGAGCATTTTCATGAACAAAAAGATGATGAGTTTATAGAGTTTGATATTGAAAATGATATTATGAGTCTTAAAGATGATAAAGAGAAGAAAAATAAACTTAGAGAGATTATGTGGAAATATGTCTCTATCGTTAGAACAAAAAAAGGTTTGTCTGAAGCAAAAGAGCAAATTAATGCACTTTTAAATGAAAAAATTGGTAAACTTCTGAAGTTAAGATTACTTACAGCCAAAGAGATTGTGGAATCAGCTTTGGCGCGGGAAGAGTCAATTGGTGTTCACACCATTCACAATGAGGAGAATTAA
- the uvrC gene encoding excinuclease ABC subunit UvrC yields the protein MTLSETIQQLPPSSGIYQYFDENGKLLYVGKAKNLKNRVKSYFSFTPDLRPSSNLSYRIESMIKQTVSLNYIVVNTEHDALILENSLIKQLNPKYNILLRDDKTYPYIYIDYSEKYPRFDITRKIIDAKDITYFGPYSVAARDILNSIYELCKLVQKKRCLKSKKLCLYYQIDKCLGPCENDIPKEIYQKEIDKAIKLIKNKSKLTQELSKKMEFYAEELRFEEAAELRDRCERISRSEIKSDIDFASNENYDIFAIAHSEKRLVTLKIFMRNGKIISSSHNVTSLNNGFDKDEILHRVLVEYYQDKPPIIAPILIQESFEDQEDIENYLSDIFKKKAQIIVPQKGKKKQLIDLAVLNALEILKNDKKTVNMETEEKVAELFRLERTPERIECFDNSHMAGMATVGAMVVYENAKFDKKSYRTYHLDAKDEYSQMRETLSRRVNSFEKSSPPDLWVLDGGATLLKLALEILDSNGISLDVIAISKEKVDEKAHRAKGKANDIIYTKDDVFRLQPSDKRLQWVQRLRDEAHRCAINFHKKTKLKMDQESKLLNLNGISQAKIKKLLNHYGTFEQIKILSHEEISAILNEKDANIIKNLYK from the coding sequence ATGACACTAAGTGAAACTATACAACAGTTACCACCTTCTTCAGGGATATACCAGTATTTTGATGAAAACGGTAAACTCCTATATGTAGGTAAAGCAAAAAACTTAAAAAATCGTGTAAAAAGTTATTTCTCTTTTACACCTGATCTTAGACCAAGTTCAAATCTCTCATACAGAATAGAGAGTATGATCAAACAAACAGTCTCACTCAACTATATAGTTGTAAATACCGAGCATGACGCGCTAATACTCGAAAACTCGCTGATCAAACAGCTAAATCCAAAATATAACATCTTACTGAGAGATGATAAGACATATCCGTACATCTACATAGATTACTCAGAGAAATATCCGAGATTTGATATAACAAGAAAAATAATCGATGCCAAAGATATAACTTATTTTGGTCCATATTCAGTTGCAGCCAGAGATATTTTAAACTCTATATATGAACTTTGTAAGCTTGTCCAAAAAAAAAGATGCTTAAAATCAAAAAAACTTTGTTTGTACTATCAGATCGATAAGTGTCTTGGTCCTTGTGAAAACGACATACCAAAAGAGATTTATCAAAAAGAGATAGATAAAGCGATAAAACTAATAAAAAACAAATCAAAACTAACGCAGGAACTCTCAAAGAAAATGGAGTTTTATGCAGAGGAATTAAGGTTTGAAGAAGCCGCAGAATTAAGAGACAGATGTGAGAGAATCTCCAGAAGCGAGATTAAAAGCGATATTGATTTTGCATCAAATGAAAACTACGATATTTTTGCTATAGCACACAGTGAAAAGAGATTGGTAACACTTAAAATATTTATGCGTAACGGAAAAATAATTTCATCATCCCATAATGTTACAAGTTTAAATAACGGTTTTGACAAGGATGAGATTTTACATAGAGTTTTAGTTGAATATTATCAAGATAAACCACCGATCATTGCACCTATACTAATTCAAGAAAGTTTTGAAGATCAAGAAGATATTGAAAACTATCTGAGTGATATTTTTAAAAAGAAAGCCCAAATTATCGTCCCACAAAAAGGAAAGAAAAAACAACTTATAGATTTAGCTGTTTTAAATGCCCTAGAGATTTTAAAAAATGATAAAAAAACAGTTAATATGGAAACGGAAGAGAAGGTTGCAGAACTGTTCAGATTAGAAAGAACTCCAGAACGTATAGAATGTTTTGACAATTCACATATGGCAGGTATGGCTACTGTTGGAGCTATGGTTGTATATGAGAATGCAAAATTTGATAAAAAATCTTACAGGACTTATCATTTAGATGCAAAAGATGAGTACTCACAAATGAGGGAGACTTTATCAAGGCGAGTTAATAGTTTTGAAAAATCTTCTCCACCTGATCTATGGGTACTAGATGGCGGAGCTACACTTTTAAAGTTAGCACTTGAAATTTTAGATTCAAACGGTATTAGTTTAGACGTAATAGCAATTTCAAAAGAGAAAGTAGATGAAAAAGCTCATCGTGCAAAAGGCAAAGCTAACGATATTATATATACAAAAGATGATGTGTTTAGGTTACAACCAAGTGATAAAAGACTTCAATGGGTTCAAAGATTAAGGGATGAAGCACATAGATGTGCAATAAACTTTCATAAGAAAACAAAACTTAAAATGGATCAAGAGAGTAAACTGTTAAATTTAAATGGAATATCACAGGCTAAAATAAAAAAGCTGCTTAATCATTACGGTACATTTGAACAAATAAAAATATTATCACATGAAGAAATAAGCGCTATTTTAAATGAAAAAGATGCAAATATTATAAAAAATCTATACAAATAA
- a CDS encoding PAS domain-containing protein, translating to MTKVTPINEEYVHAGKAIISQTDLSGKIIYANSAFYEASGYANEQVIGSTYDIIRHPDMPKIIFEKLWHSINDGQAWTGLVKNLRSDGRYYWDDLSVLPVKNDDGEIVSFISVSRQASKKNIQENEVLYQKMLSSEV from the coding sequence ATGACTAAAGTAACCCCTATCAATGAAGAATATGTTCACGCAGGTAAAGCGATAATATCTCAAACAGATCTTTCTGGTAAAATCATATATGCTAACAGTGCTTTTTATGAAGCTTCAGGCTATGCCAATGAACAAGTCATAGGTTCAACCTATGATATTATCCGTCATCCAGACATGCCTAAAATAATTTTTGAAAAACTATGGCATTCAATAAATGATGGACAAGCTTGGACAGGCCTTGTTAAAAACTTAAGAAGTGACGGTCGATACTATTGGGATGATTTAAGTGTACTACCTGTAAAAAACGATGATGGGGAAATTGTAAGCTTTATATCGGTTTCAAGACAGGCTTCGAAAAAAAATATTCAAGAAAACGAAGTTCTGTATCAAAAAATGCTAAGTTCAGAAGTATAA
- a CDS encoding Hpt domain-containing protein, producing MIIYNNNREFIGIDEENLKSLGYPSFTSLLSEAADFADLFVKVPGHVHNFKHVHWIDFILCATDKNSSKAIIHANGKSFSCVLDIKTIYLTSAPTKQSYNITLNNLRALSAEELQGISGELQSRPAPVAAPVTPAPIVEQEPEEEEIEVKTPTEASQSDEIDISEEIDIDKLPELETSAVEQDPYEVEDEFNLDVFEVSDEDLEKIGEAETTETQMTREDLHENLHEHVAIDEDLEETIEEEIPEIVEVEEDLSLATDEVSAEGEGEEDEYVFDIQETADALEMDVATIQDFVNDFIDQAKDFKPKLYEAVEHDDMIELKSLSHQLKGVAANLRIHDAQDILIQINKAEDFTHSTQDLDKFYRIISKLAGEEPEVKAKVATPTPAVEDPIIEEQPADINEETLDIDDIDTPEIDEDALEINDDEDEALEIADIDTPEIDEDALEINDDEEDALEIADIDTPEIDEDVLEINDDEEDALEIADIDTPEIDEDVLEINDDEEDALEIAEDDFDLLDEEQNELIGANQQNDILDEIEELKPAQTYNKMSVANEIGLDEESFNELFEDFSNESKALVLEAQEAIEANDAQKWQHAAVKLKGMSDNMRVTSFKSDIEALITIQDSSDAQKSLNKINETLLSIIETKD from the coding sequence ATGATTATATATAATAACAACAGAGAATTTATAGGAATAGATGAAGAGAACTTAAAATCATTAGGTTATCCAAGTTTTACATCTTTATTATCGGAAGCTGCAGATTTTGCAGATCTATTTGTAAAAGTACCAGGTCATGTTCATAACTTTAAACACGTTCACTGGATAGACTTTATTCTTTGTGCTACAGATAAAAATTCGTCTAAAGCTATAATACATGCTAACGGAAAAAGTTTTAGCTGTGTTCTAGATATAAAAACGATCTACTTAACTTCAGCACCTACAAAACAGTCATATAATATAACCTTAAACAACTTAAGAGCATTGAGTGCTGAAGAACTTCAAGGCATATCAGGTGAACTTCAATCAAGACCTGCTCCTGTAGCAGCTCCTGTAACACCTGCACCTATTGTAGAACAAGAGCCTGAAGAGGAAGAAATTGAAGTAAAAACTCCAACTGAAGCTAGTCAAAGTGATGAAATAGATATTTCTGAGGAAATAGATATTGATAAATTACCTGAACTAGAAACTTCAGCAGTTGAACAAGATCCATATGAAGTGGAAGATGAATTTAATCTAGATGTATTTGAAGTGAGTGATGAAGATTTAGAAAAAATCGGTGAAGCTGAAACTACTGAAACTCAAATGACAAGGGAAGATCTTCACGAAAACCTTCATGAACATGTAGCTATCGATGAAGACTTAGAAGAAACTATAGAAGAAGAGATACCTGAGATTGTTGAAGTTGAAGAGGACTTAAGTCTAGCTACTGATGAAGTGTCTGCTGAGGGTGAAGGCGAAGAAGATGAATATGTTTTTGACATCCAAGAAACTGCAGATGCTTTAGAGATGGATGTTGCAACAATTCAAGACTTCGTTAACGATTTCATTGATCAGGCTAAAGACTTTAAACCTAAACTATATGAAGCTGTAGAACATGATGATATGATTGAGTTAAAATCTCTTTCACACCAATTAAAAGGTGTTGCAGCCAACCTGAGAATCCATGATGCCCAAGATATACTAATTCAAATAAATAAAGCTGAAGATTTCACACATTCTACTCAAGACTTAGATAAATTCTATAGAATTATTTCAAAGCTAGCAGGAGAAGAACCTGAAGTTAAAGCTAAAGTAGCAACTCCTACTCCTGCGGTAGAAGATCCTATTATAGAAGAACAGCCGGCTGATATTAATGAAGAAACTCTTGATATAGATGATATTGATACACCTGAAATAGATGAAGATGCTTTAGAAATCAATGATGACGAAGATGAAGCTCTTGAAATAGCTGATATTGATACACCTGAAATAGATGAAGATGCTTTAGAAATCAATGATGACGAAGAAGATGCTCTTGAAATAGCTGATATTGATACACCTGAAATTGATGAAGATGTTTTAGAAATCAATGATGACGAAGAAGATGCTCTTGAAATAGCTGATATTGATACACCTGAAATTGATGAAGATGTTTTAGAAATCAATGATGACGAAGAAGATGCTCTTGAAATAGCTGAAGATGATTTTGACCTATTAGATGAAGAACAAAATGAGCTAATAGGTGCTAATCAACAAAATGATATTTTAGATGAGATTGAAGAACTTAAACCTGCACAGACATATAATAAAATGAGTGTAGCTAACGAGATTGGGTTAGATGAAGAGAGCTTTAACGAACTATTTGAAGATTTTTCAAATGAAAGTAAAGCACTTGTTTTAGAAGCTCAAGAAGCTATAGAAGCAAATGATGCACAAAAATGGCAACATGCTGCTGTTAAGCTCAAAGGTATGAGTGATAATATGAGAGTTACCTCTTTTAAATCTGATATAGAAGCTCTTATAACTATTCAAGACAGTTCAGATGCCCAGAAATCACTAAATAAAATCAATGAAACTCTCTTAAGCATAATAGAGACAAAGGATTAA